Proteins encoded together in one Impatiens glandulifera chromosome 1, dImpGla2.1, whole genome shotgun sequence window:
- the LOC124933602 gene encoding uncharacterized protein LOC124933602 codes for MLPDLPADRKFETLVEMEAKVINLTKAQSVLTALRRSRMAEPHARLLGLTEHIQRLQGKHIPWTAGTQLELLVLDMLAVKEKELTEKMAQLEAEPEHQEASHFSRSPPEDESGPNPAEYEHFSPPPEQEINNTNLRMGTPPTDQRVSLQTEDSVLVVTEDSVKDLIKEFVNAAIRSWQKKIKETATKSIEMIESTNKELQTAVGRITSVEDNYDMNDQLYNGFTDRTKALEEATKKLETDLALTSQKVVMTEQTQLTTDQRLNKIDEDLAQSGVQAGSTLERVAMLEEKHAKTEAGLKTFTEQLAEMIAAKLAADKALEEANELAAQKIQDVLDEQTRL; via the coding sequence ATGCTACCGGACCTCCCAGCTGATCGAAAATTTGAAACATTGGTTGAGATGGAAGCAAAAGTGATCAACCTAACAAAGGCTCAAAGCGTCTTGACCGCTCTTCGACGAAGTAGGATGGCCGAACCGCATGCTCGGTTACTGGGGCTCACCGAACACATCCAACGTCTCCAAGGAAAGCATATCCCATGGACAGCGGGCACTCAACTTGAGCTCTTGGTGTTGGACATGCTAGCGGTCAAGGAAAAGGAACTGACCGAGAAGATGGCACAGTTAGAAGCGGAGCCCGAGCACCAGGAGGCGTCGCACTTCTCCAGATCCCCACCTGAGGATGAAAGCGGTCCAAATCCTGCCGAATATGAGCATTTCTCTCCTCCACCGGAACAGGAAATCAACAACACCAACCTTAGAATGGGTACACCGCCCACCGACCAGCGAGTCTCTCTTCAAACCGAGGACTCGGTACTAGTGGTAACAGAAGATAGTGTAAAGGACCTCATCAAGGAATTTGTCAATGCCGCCATTCGGTCGTGGCAAAAGAAGATCAAAGAAACCGCGACTAAATCCATCGAGATGATTGAGTCGACAAATAAAGAGCTACAAACCGCGGTCGGACGGATCACGTCCGTTGAAGACAATTACGACATGAACGATCAGTTGTACAATGGCTTTACTGATAGAACTAAGGCATTGGAGGAGGCAACTAAGAAGCTGGAGACCGACCTCGCTCTTACCAGCCAAAAGGTCGTCATGACGGAACAAACCCAATTAACAACCGATCAAAGGTTGAATAAGATTGATGAGGATCTGGCTCAATCCGGTGTCCAGGCCGGTTCTACACTTGAGAGGGTGGCGATGCTTGAGGAGAAGCATGCCAAAACCGAGGCTGGTCTAAAGACGTTCACCGAACAGCTGGCAGAAATGATAGCGGCAAAGTTGGCTGCCGATAAGGCACTTGAGGAGGCAAATGAGCTTGCGGCTCAAAAGATTCAAGATGTATTGGATGAGCAAACCCGACTTTAA